actgaaatttttTCTGTGAAGGCAGAAATCCCAAAAGCTTTTTGCTAGTTCTGCTAGTGGTTTGGATTTAGTACCGCCAAGGTGATTTATATATCTTACCGCTGTAAGATTGTCCATACGAAGAAGTACGGAACAAGAAACTTTGTTTTTGGTGAAAGTCCTTATTGCAAAGgatcctgcaagcatctctaaataattgatgtgcaatgaagactcctgtcgagaccatgtgcctccagtcgatacgtgaccacaccttgcgccccaacctgttaggcttgcatcggattctaacacaagatctgggactgaggcaaagatggtcctgccgttccaggcttcgagGTGAtccagccaccattggagttctgtacgggattcgagatcgagggggatgaaatctgaataagcaagacccttgcgAAGAAGACGAATTTTTAAActctgaagagcccgatagtgaagaggacctggaaagattgcttgaattgaagaagaaagaagacctacaattcttgcaagagacctgagggagagagaagtctgctgtaaagatagggttatctcggatttgatgtgttttatttttgagATCGGGAGTTGAAGGAGACCTTGAGGGGAATTGATCAGGAATCCTAAGAATTCCATCTCCTGTGAAGGGGTAAAAATTGACTTCTGCTGATTTACTAGAAAGCCTAGGTCTGAAAGAAGAGAGATGGTGTAAGCGAGTTGGGACTTCAGAATAGAAATGTCTTGATGCATTagaagaatatcgtctaagtataTTATTAATCTGAAACCTTGAGATCGAAGAAGAGCTTATGAAGGCTGAAGGAAGGGGAAATGCCGGTTGAATAGCCTGTTTTTGAAGGAGCTCTTGTATTTCTGCAGAGATTAAGTCTGACATTTCTTTTGAAAATTTGAGAGGGAGCAGTGGGAAGTTTTGATAGGGAATCTCGTAAAATTCTATTAAATAACCTTTGATTGTGTTGAGTACCCAGGGATCTGAGGTAATCTCTATCCATTTGTGGAGAAACAATTTTAGACGACCCCCTACAGAAGGATGGCCAGAAGGAAGGTTTACCTGAATTGTTGTAGGATCTGCGTTGGCTCCTCCCTCTGTATCCTCTGGAGTGCTGGGGATAGAACTGGGGACGAAAgtcttgttgctgttgttgctggtaagCAAATGATCCTCTGAAGCCTTGGTTTCTGGAAGGGCGGTCGGTGGAGCGGcttctgcctctaccggccctgacaaaaacccgAGAATTAAAAACCTTTTTAAGTGATTGTTGGGCTTTGTTAATTGAAGCAAAAGtggtaacatatttttttttacttagttcCTTGATGAAATTGTCCCCGAACAGTAAGCCATCGGCTTTAGCTCCTGGATCTTTAGGCGCCAAATTTGCAAGTTTAGGGTCCAGTTTAAGCAGAAGACCTTTACGGCGTTCATGCGTCATGGCTGAGTTGGCATTACCCAACAAGCAAAAAGCTCTCTGAATCCAGAGAGAGAGTTCTTCTGGGTCAATAGACTCATCATTGGTTCTAGCTGATTCAGCTAAATCAAAAATGCGGGATAACGGTCCGACCAGATCCAGTACTTTATCTTGACATAGAGCCCATGCTCTGTCCACCCCTTTGCGTGGGTCTTTGCCAAAGTTGGAGAAGAATGTTAGGAGGGACGGGTCTAAGGCAGGGGTATCGGTAATGTGTAACGGgagagaaggtctgggacattcagctCGTAGTCTTGAACGAACTTGTTTGTCTAGAGGAAGTCGCAATTTAgcttaaaatatattttgctacatGATTGGAGGGAACCCATTCTGTAGAATTAGGATGGTGGATTAGCCCAGGGTCAAACATAAGGTTGCCGTCAGAATCTAAGAGGGGGCATGGGATTGGCTAGATGAAGTTAATTTTGATTTTTTAGGGAGAGGTCCGATCCAAAAATTAGAGTAGTTATCGTCCTCAATGTCTCACGAGGAGACATTAGAGTCAGCATCGTCGACGATATCTTTAATATCCTCAATCACAATTTTTTGGGTCTTGGGGACATTTTTTTACTTActtttacatttttgacccaaatttTTATTCCCCTCCGAACTGGGAGGCCTTTGAGGGACTTTGTCCTCTATCCCGTGTGAGTTTGACTCACCAACCATAAGCGCAGACGAGTCGTTAGATTGACTTTGAGAAGCCTCCggggctttgcgctttctgctttcccccgcagaaggGGCCTTTTGTGATTGGGATAAACATGAGGACATAGTGCACTGAATTTGGAAATTTTAtccatagaagcagaaactgcttttttaACAGAGGATTGAATGAAGTTATTTAAATTATAGGAGAAATCTTCTTCAGAATCTTCATTAGATTTGAAATAATCTGAGAAATCCATAGCTATGGAGAGTGAGAGAAAAAAGGTATTTAAAACGGTATTTAAAAGGATTAAATGTAAATAACAAGCTTAAAGATTAATGGAGTGTGACTCACCAAGAGAAAATCAGGGAAATCCTTGAAAAGAATAAATGCCGGTTCTTAGTGAACAGCCTAAGCTGTAATTGTTCTATAAATGCGAGGGTAACTGAAAAAATCAATAAAGCTTTCAAGCTTTAATTTGTGGCTGAATAATGTTTCAATGCCAGTCTAATTGAGTCAATAAGCGTTTTCAAGCTCTTGACTTGTGTCTGTAAAGCGGAGCGAAAAGAGGAAGTGAAACCAGCTGAAAAAATCAATAAAAGCTTTCAAAGCTTTTATCCCACGGCTCTCCGGAATGAAAGGAATGTAGTCCTCCTGAAGCCTGCTGCCAAATGGAGGTCGCGTCAGCCGGCGTTCAAGATAGAACGTTCACGGCAGCGCGCCTCACGAGcagaaatgactgaaagaaaattaAGCGTTTACGCGCTAAACAATTCAACAGAATAGATACACGCTGGGCACAATACAATAAATAGAATAATACGCTTATAAATAGAGatggaaaataatatatatataaggtaAAGACAAATATTATGAGGAGCAatgaaagatatacttatcttgactgcgagcagcaagaaaagagggctgcctgcagtcaggataggTATACCTTATGTGATGCACTGCATTGATTGGTCAACGTTCTTAGTTTCGTtatcccattggttgcttgtttgCAATCCTCTGGGATTGGTGCTTTtcctcttggctgctatttaaaataaagcaggaaaagaaagcataataggagcctccggtcttgtcataaaatttggtGCTACGTTGCCCCATAATTTCTGTGGCCCTCATTAAAATCTAGTCCGACCCGGTAAATTTCCGTTGTCTTCAAGCCCTCACTCActgtttgtactgtaactcttctTTGGATACTTCAGGTGAAGGACACTAGAGGGCGCGGTGATGTTAGTATATGGCCGACAACGGTTATTCATTCTTCCAAGTTGcagaatgaaaataaaatatgaCGTTTTCAGCAGAATTATTGCTTGGTTTTGTACATGGTGTAGTCAGATAGTGATTTCCAAagttgaaatctattgtatttgttttttgcgtTTGTAAGAAAACGATCAAGAACGTAACATAAATAAAGCGCGATGAAATATACGAGAACTATGCGAGTATTGTAT
This portion of the Pleurodeles waltl isolate 20211129_DDA chromosome 12, aPleWal1.hap1.20221129, whole genome shotgun sequence genome encodes:
- the LOC138268115 gene encoding uncharacterized protein isoform X1; the protein is MTHERRKGLLLKLDPKLANLAPKDPGAKADGLLFGDNFIKELRPVEAEAAPPTALPETKASEDHLLTSNNSNKTFVPSSIPSTPEDTEGGANADPTTIQVNLPSGHPSVGGRLKLFLHKWIEITSDPWVLNTIKGYLIEFYEIPYQNFPLLPLKFSKEMSDLISAEIQELLQKQAIQPAFPLPSAFISSSSISRFQINNILRRYSSNASRHFYSEVPTRLHHLSSFRPRLSSKSAEVNFYPFTGDGILRIPDQFPSRSPSTPDLKNKTHQIRDNPIFTADFSLPQVSCKNCRSSFFFNSSNLSRSSSLSGSSEFKNSSSSQGSCLFRFHPPRSRIPYRTPMVAGSPRSLERQDHLCLSPRSCVRIRCKPNRLGRKVWSRIDWRHMVSTGVFIAHQLFRDACRILCNKDFHQKQSFLFRTSSYGQSYSGKIYKSPWRY
- the LOC138268115 gene encoding uncharacterized protein isoform X2, coding for MTHERRKGLLLKLDPKLANLAPKDPGAKADGLLFGDNFIKELRPVEAEAAPPTALPETKASEDHLLTSNNSNKTFVPSSIPSTPEDTEGGANADPTTIQPIPTLQHPPQLKSADAFPSRGSCSPRLSLTSDLYTPNLDRIQYFFALILAICLICCIVPLFKSVS